TCTCGATCCGCATCCCCGCCAGGCCGAACGCGGTCACGCCGACCTGGGTCCAGATGGGGGCGCGGTCACCCATCCGGGCCCGGAGCTGTTCCACCAGGACCCGGTTGTGGCTGTCACCGATCGCCTCGCCCTCGGCCAGGTGGTAGGTGGTCATCGACACCACGTCCGGCCAGCCGGCCCCGGCGGTAGCCAGCGTGCGCTCGACGTTGTCGAAGGCCTGCACGATCTCGTCCTCGAGGCGCTCGGGCAGCTGCGTCTGGTCGTCCCAGCCACCCTGGCCGGAGGTCTCGACGCGGTCGCCGATGCGGACGGCCTGGCTGTAGTGGAGCAGGTCCCGGTGGCGCTGCCCGTAACCGGGCGTGAGCAGGAATTGGGGCTGGGGCATGGCGGGGTGTCCTTCGTGATGTGACTTCAAGGATGAACTGGAACCGAGACTACGTGCTTCATCCTTGAAGTCAAGGCCGGGTGCGGCCTAGGGTGGCGCCCGTGGACGACGACCAGGGGCCCGACGCCGGCGGTCGCGAGCCGGTGCGGTGGCTCGACGCGGGGGAGAAGGAGGCCTGGAGCGGGCTGGCCTCCCTCATGCTGCTGCTGCCCGGACGTCTGGAGGCGCCGCTCCGTGCGGCCAGCGGCATGACGCTGTTCGAGTACCTGGCGCTCAGCCACGTCTCGGAGGCCCCCGGGCGCCGGCTGCGGATGGGTGAGCTGGCCTTCCTGGCCAACGGGTCGCTCTCGCGGCTGTCGAACGTGGTGAAGCGGCTGGAGCAGCGGGGTTGGCTGGAGCGCTCGCCCGACCCCGACGACGGCCGCTACACCCTCGCTGCCCTCACCGAAGCCGGGTACGAGGCGGTGGTCCAGGCCGCCCCCGTGCACCTGCGGGCGGTGCGCCTGCTGGTGCTGGACCACCTGTCGGTCACGGAGCAGCGGGCCCTGGCCCGCATCGCGGGCAAGCTCCGTGACTCCGCCTGGCCCACCTGACCCTGCCGCCCGGTTGCGGGGCGACTCGCCGCTCGTGGTCGTCAGGACGCCATGGGTCACGACCACTCGCGGCCACTCGCCCCAGGTTCAGGACGGAGTCCCTGAGCTGGACCGGTCGCGCAGGAACGTGCGGACGTCCTCGGTCAGCAGGGGGGCTCCTCGAGGGCGGCGACGTGCGGTGTCCCCGGGGTGCGCCACCGGAGAAGGGGCCGCCGGGGTCGGTCCGTCCCCGACGGCACCCGGCCGGCGCAGGCCACCAGGACGAGGACCGGAGACGCACCACGGCCCCCACCTCTTCGGCGGGGGCCGTGTCTGTGCGATCTGGCTGCTGTCAGCGGCGAGGCATCAGAGCCGAACGCCCTGGGCCAGCATCCAGACGTAGGGGTCCTTGGACGAGTAGACGTCCCCAGGAGCGGCGCCCGCCGGATACCACTCGAAGTGGAGGTGCGGGCCGAAGGTGCGGCCGGTCATGCCGACCACGCCGACGAGCGTGCCGGCCTTGACCTGCTGGCCGGGGCTCACGGCCGTGCTGGCCATGTGGGCGTAGAGCGTGTGGCTGCCGTCGGCGTGCTTGACCACGACGTGGATGCCGGCCCAGCCGGCGCCCGAGGCGGGGCCCACCACGACGCCGTCGGCGGCCGCACGGATCGGGGTGCCGATCGGGGCCGAGAGGTCCATGCCGGTGTGGTAGCGCGACCAGGAGCCGACCGCACCCCAGCGGGCGGCGATGGAGTAGCTGCCGCCGGAGATGGGGCTGGTGCCGCCGCCGGCGCCCAGCTGGGCGGCGTCGAACTCGTGGTCGGGCTCGTCCGAGGTGGTCTCGGCGGTCCCGGTGTCCTCGGTGGGGCTCTCGCTGACGAGGGTGCCCGTGGCCTGCTCGGCCTTGCGGCGCTCCTCCTCGGCCTTCTTCTTCTCCTCGGCGGCCTTCTTCTCGGCGGCCTTCTTCTCCTCGGCCTTGATCCGCTCGTCCTCGGCCTCGATGGCCTCGGTGGTCGACTCGAGCTCCTCGGCCCGGTCGTCCTGGATCGCCTTGCGGGAGGTGGTGACCACCTTGTCGTCGACCTTGAGCAGCTCGCTCTGACGCTCGGCCACCTCCTTGGCGGCGATGGCCTTGTCCAGCTCGACCCGGACGGAGTTGCGGCTCTCGCGGTTGTCGCGGCCGCTGAAGGAGTCCAGCGTGCCGCCGTCGTCGCTGGCGTCGTCGGAGGAGGCGGCCTCGCGCTCGCTCGCCTGGGCGGCGGTCTGGTTGGCCTTGCTCAGGCCGGCGGCGCGCGGGGCGGGCTCGGCCCGGGTGACGTCAGGGCTGTCGGCGGTGAGGGAGGAGCGGGCGTCGACCTGGTTGGACTGCGCCGCGGAGGTGAGGCTGACCGAGCCGGCGACCCCGAGGCCGAGGACGGAGATCGCCAGGGCGGCCAGGCCGTGGGTGAGGATGCCGGAGGAGGAGGACGGCGCGGGAGGCGTCGGCGACTCGTCGGCGAGCGCCCTGCGAGCCTTGGCCCGGCGGAACGATCTTGCGGACACGCACTCTCCTCGGAACGACGACAACGGTGGTACCTCACGGCCTCGGGACCTGGGCAACCTGGTCGACGACAGCGACCTCTGTACCCCGTTGACCCCGACTGAGCCGCAACCTTAGCAATTCTCAGGTTCTCCTCCAAGTCCTGTGCGCAAGCGTGTGAGTCGGGTCACCCCGGGACCGCCCCGGCGACCGCGGTTAGGGTGGCTGACGTGAGCAACGACGTGCCGGCCGGACCCCTCGACGACGACGTCGAGGACACCGCAGCGAGCCCCGTCGAGCCGTCCTCCGAGGTGCGCCGACCGCCGATCCGGGTGGTGGTGGCCAAGCCCGGTCTGGACGGTCACGACCGGGGCGCCAAGGTCGTGGCCCGGGCCCTGCGCGACGCCGGCATGGAGGTCGTCTACACCGGGCTGCACCAGACCCCGGAGCAGATCGTGGCCACCGCGCTGGCCGAGGACGCCGACGCCATCGGCCTCTCGGTGCTCTCCGGGGCCCACATGACCGTGTTCCCCCGGGTGGTGGAGCTGCTGCGGGCCGAGGACGCCACCGACATCGTGGTCTTCGGGGGCGGCATCATCCCCGAGGCCGACCGGCAGCCGCTGGCCGAGCTGGGGGTGGCGCAGATCTTCACCCCGGGCGCGACGATGGCCGACATCGTGGCCTGGGTCGAGGCGAACTGCCGGACCCGCCGGAGCTGGTGAGCCGGCCCGTCCGGTCCCCGGTCGGGTAAGACCTCTGCACCGGGTGGGCTCATTGGCCGCCGTCCCGGTGCGGACGTTAGGCTCGACCACACGCAGCCGAGCAGCGACGCCCGCCTGCGTCGAGCGAGGCGTCCCCGGTGGGGACCGTCCGACTCTCCCGCCACGCGCGGGGTGCGCTCGATTCTCTCGGCCGGACGCGCCCCGACGGGCACGTCCGGCCCTGGACGGACAGGGGGCGAGAGCCCCCGGAATCAGGATGGAATCGTCGTGGATCTCTACGAATACCAGGCGCGCGACCTGTTCGAGGCGCATGGCGTACCGGTGCTCCGGGGCATCACCGTCACCACGCCGGAGGAGGCGGGGGCGGCTGCGGCCGAGCTCGGCACCCCCGTGGTCGTGGTGAAGGCCCAGGTGAAGACCGGTGGCCGTGGCAAGGCCGGTGGCGTCAAGGTCGCCAAGAGCCCCGCCGAGGCGGCGGAGAAGGCCGAGCAGATCCTGGGCCTGGACATCAAGGGCCACGTGGTGCAGAAGGTGATGGTCGCCGAGGGCGCCGACATCGCCGAGGAGTACTACTTCTCCCTGCTGCTGGACCGCGCCAACCGCACCTACCTGGCGATGTGCAGCGTCGAGGGCGGGATGGACATCGAGCAGCTGGCCGTGGAGCGCCCCGACGCCCTGGCCAAGGTCTCCGTGGACCCGGTGGTGGGCATCGACCGCGCCAAGGCCGACGAGATCGTCGCCGCCGCCGGTTTCGCCGAGGCCGACCGCGACCAGGTGGCCGAGGTGCTGATCACCCTGGGCAGGGTCTACGTCGAGAGCGACGCCACCCTGGTCGAGGTCAACCCGCTGGTGAAGACCGCCGACGGCACGATCCTGGCCCTGGACGGCAAGGTGACGCTGGACGAGAACGCGGAGTTCCGCCACCCCGAGCACGCCGAGCTGCACGACGTCGCCGCGGCCGACCCGCTGGAGCTGAAGGCCAAGGAGAAGGGCCTCAACTACGTCAAGCTGGACGGCTCGGTCGGCATCATCGGCAACGGCGCCGGGCTCGTGATGAGCACCCTGGACGTCGTCGCCTACGCCGGCGAGGAGTTCCCCGGCGCCCCCAAGCCGGCCAACTTCCTCGACATCGGCGGCGGCGCCAGCGCCGAGGTGATGGCCGACGGCCTGGAGATCATCCTGGGTGACGCCCAGGTCAAGAGCGTCTTCGTCAACGTCTTCGGCGGCATCACCGCATGCGACGCGGTGGCCAACGGCATCGTCCAGGCCTTCGAGATCCTCAAGGGCCACGGCGCGCAGGTGAAGCCGCTGGTCGTCCGGCTGGACGGCAACAACGCCGAGCTGGGGCGCCAGATCCTCACCGACGCGGACCTCCCCGGCCTGGAGCAGGTCGACACGATGGACGGTGCGGCCCGCCGCGCCGCCGAGCTGGCTACGAGCTGAAGGGCGACTGACATGGCTATCTTCCTGAATTCCGACTCCCGGGTCATCGTCCAGGGCATGACCGGCTCCGAGGGCATGAAGCACACCCAGCTCATGCTGAAGTCCGGCACCACCATCGTGGGCGGCGTGAACCCCAAGAAGGCCGGCCAGACGGTCGACTTCGAGGGCGGCGTGACCATCCCCGTCTTCGGCACCGTCGCGGAGGCCGTCGAGCAGGCCCGGGCCAACGTCTCGGTGATCTTCGTCCCGGCCCGTTTCACCAAGGCCGCGGCCGTGGAGGCCATCGAGGCCGGCATCCCGCTGGCCGTCGTCATCACCGAGGGCGTCCCCGTCAAGGACACCGCCGAGATCTGGAGCCTGGCCAAGGACAGCAGCACCCGGGTGATCGGCCCGAACTGCCCCGGTCTGATCACCCCCGGCACCTCCAACGCCGGCATCATCCCGGCCAGCATCACCAACGCCGGACGGATCGGGCTGGTCTCGAAGTCCGGCACGCTGACCTACCAGATGATGTACGAGCTGCGTGACTTCGGCATCTCCACGGCCGTCGGCATCGGTGGCGACCCGGTCATCGGGACGACCCACATCGACTGCCTGCAGGCGTTCCAGGACGACCCCGACACCGACGCCATCGTGATGATCGGCGAGATCGGCGGCGACGCCGAGGAGCGGGCGGCGGAGTACATCAAGGCCAACGTGACCAAGCCGGTCGTCGGCTACGTCGCCGGCTTCACCGCCCCCGAGGGCAAGACCATGGGCCACGCCGGCGCCATCGTCTCCGGCTCGGCCGGCACCGCGGCGGCCAAGAAGGAGGCCCTCGAGGCCGCCGGCGTCAAGGTCGGCAAGACCCCCAGCGAGACCGCCTCGCTGATGCGCGACATCATGGCCTCCCTGAGCGCCTGACCCCGCACGTCGCAGCGGCCCGCACCCCTCGGGGGTGCGGGCCGCTGCGACGTGCGGGCTGCGGGGCCGTGACCGCAGGGGTCGGGCGCCGAGCCCGGGGGAGGAGGGCGCTCAGGTGCCCTGGGTGGCGCGCTCGGCGGCCCGTCGCGCCAGCGCCGTCCACTCGCCGTCGTCGAAGTCGAAGTCCTCGTCGGCGGGGAGCACGAGGTAGACCACCTTGGTGTCGATGGTCACCAGGGCGATCCGGAAGCGGACCTTCTCGTCGTCACCGGCGGACTGGGTGACGGTGTAGGCGCTGCCGGCGATCTTCGACCGGCCGACCGTGCCCTCGACCGCGGTGCGGTCGGAGACCTCGGCGGTGCGCTGGTTGTCGGCGCACTCCTGCACGGAGCGGTCGAAGCGCTCCCGCAGCTCACCGGCCGCCCCGGCGTCCTCCATGGTCAGCACGACCTCGTCGAAGCCGAAGGGCTGCGGGGCCTCGGGGTCGTTGCTCAGCAGGTAGGTGACCTTGGCGCGGTCGGTCGGGCCGCTGACCGTGGAGGGGTCCATGCCCTCGCAGCGGCTGGTGGCGACCTTGAACTCCGACTCGACCGGGGTGCCACCCCACTCGCCCAGACCGGGCGTGATGCGGGGGACGTCGGCGCCGGCCAGGAAGCCGGCCTGCTCGGTGCCCAGCGGCGGGATGCTCTGGCGGGACTCGGCGTCGGTGGCGCAGCGACCGGCGGTGCGGCCGCACTGGCTGTTCACGACCTCGGCCGCGGCGGCCACCAGGCCGTCGTAGCGGACCGCGGAGTCCTGCTGGGCGACGTCGAACACGTTGACCATCCGGCCGGTGCGCACCAGCAGCAGCGCGTGGTGCACCCCCACCTCCTCCTGGACCACGGCCACCACGCCGCCGGCCTGGTTGCCGAGCTCGACCGGCGACCAGCCGCTGGCCAGCCACGCCGGCTGCTTGGCGCAGCCGCCGAGCTGGCCGAGACGGGCCTCGTAGACGCGCTGGGCGTCCTCGGCGGTGGGGAAGAGGTCGGCCTGGTGCAGCGCCGCGGTGCCCTTGTCGCTGGCCGTGGTCAGCGTCCGCAGCCGGGTCTGCTCCGGCGTGGGGAGACCGGCCTCGGAGCGCACCACGCAGGTGGCCTGGGGCGACTCCTCGGTGACGCCCTCGGTGTCGAGGGAGACCTTCCAGCCGGCGTCGGCCTGGATCAGCCTGGCGTCGGCGTCGGTCATCATCGAGGCCTCGCTGAGCACGGGCCGCGGCGTGGCCGAGGGGGTGCCGGTGGTGGGCGGCGGCGCCGTCACCTGGGGGCGCTGGTTGGCCCAGACGGCGAAGCCGACGGAGAGGCAGACGACCACGAGCAGGGCGGCGGCCGAGGCCAGCAGCCCCGTCCTCGTCCTCCGGTCCAGCTCGTGGCGGTGCGGCTCCTGCCACATCGGCGGCGGCGAGCTGGCGGAGCGCTCGACCTGGGAGGCGTGCGGCGCGACGGCGGGGCGGGGTTCGGCCGGGGCCGGCCCGGGACGTCCCCAGGGGGCGCCGATGGAGAGGCCCTCGCCCTGCGCCGCCGGGGCGGTGAAGGCGGGTCCGTGCTGCTCGGCGGTGGTGATCCGGACGTCGCGCGCCGGCGGGGCGGCGTCCTGGATGGCGACGGGGTCGGGGGTGCGCGGCCCGGTCGAGAGGGAGCCGGCGAAGGACTGCGCGGCGGGGGCGGCGTCCTCGGTCTCATCGGGCCACGGCTCGGCGCTGCGGCGGGCCCGCGAGGGGCTCTCCGAGGTCCGTGGCGTGGCGTCCTGAGGGGTCTGGTCGTCGTCGTCGGTCGAGAACAGCGCCCGACGTGGCCGGTGGCCCCCGGCGTCCTGGTCGACCACGCGTTCCCCCTTCTGCTCGATCAAAGTAGCCCACAGTAGTGGCCCGTCGGCCCAGGCCAAAACGCCCGAGCGTATCCAGCGGCTCGTCGCGGGGCCAAACTTTAGCCGCTCCGGGCGTGTCAGGCGATCCCGACGGCGGGGCCGGGGGACGATGAGGTGGTCATGACTCGTCCTCGCAGCAGCGTCCGCACCCGCGTCCCCCTGTCCCTCAGCGTCACCGAGGCGGGGACGGACCGGCCGGTCGGGGACCCCGACGAGGACCAGGTGTCGATGCCCTGGTGGGTTGCCGCCACCGGGGGCGGGGTGGCGGCCTGCGCGGTCGGCTGGATGGTGATCGCCGCCGTGGTCGTGGTCGGGTGGCTGGCCGACATGGTGGGTCCGATGAGCCTCCCGCTCCAGGTCGCCACCCAGTTCTGGTTCTCCGTGCACGGGGGGTGGGCCGCGCTGGGAGCCGGCAGCTGGACCGTGGTCCCGCTCGGCCCCACCCTGCTGCAGGTCCTGGTGGTCTCCACCGTCGCCGGGTTCGCCGCCCGTCAGCTGCCCCGCGGGGTGCCGCACCGGCTCCCCGCCGCGCTGCGTCTGGCCGGTCTGCTGACCGTGGCCTACGTGCTGCCGCTGTGCGCGGTCACCGTGCTGGTCGGGACGCCGGAGCAGGTGGCGCGCTGCCTGGGCGGGGGCACCGTGCTGGCCGGGGCGAGCGCCCTCTGGGGGGCCGTCCGCGGGCTGCGGGTACCGGCCCCCAGGAGGCTGCCCGGCTGGGCCCGCCGGCTCCCCGTCGCCGCGGCCTCCGCCCTCGGCGTGATGGCGCTGGTCGGCACCGGGGCGCTGGTGGCGGCCGTCGTGCTGCGCGCCGACGCCGTCTGGGCCATGACCAGCACCGCCGCGCCCGAGCCCGCTGCCGCAGCCGTGCTGGTGCTGGCCCAGCTGGCCTACCTGCCGAACCTGGTGCTCTGGGCGGTCAGCTACGTCCTCGGTGCGGGCTTCACCGTGGGCAGCGGCTCGCTGGTCTCGCCGATGGTCACCGAGCTGGGCCTGCTGCCGGGCTTCCCGGTGCTGGCCGCCCTGCCGGCGGAGGGCGTCGGTGACTGGGGGCGCGCGCTCTGGCTGCTCTCCGGCGTGCTGGCCGGCGGCGTCGCCGCCTTCGTGCTGATGGGCCGCCGACCGCCGGTGCGCGCCGACGTCAGCTCCCTGGCCGGTGGACTGGCCGGGGTGGCGGGCGGGCTGCTGGTCACCGCGGTGGCCGCCACCTCGCGGGGGAGCCTGGGCACCGGCAGGCTGGTCGACCTGGGTCCGCGGATGCCGGAGCTGGCGGTGATGGCCATCACCGTGATGGGTCTGGCGGGGTTGGTGGCCGGCCTCGTGGCCTGGCTGGTGGCCCGGGTGCGGGGCCGGCGGACGCCCGCCGACGACGACCGTCCGCACCGGCGGACCACCGCCGGTGAGACCGAGAGCACCGTCGTCCTCGGTCGTCGCCACTGACCGCTCCGCGGACCGCGAGCGCGGCCGGGTGCGTCGTCACCGCGCGGTCCTGGCGGCGACCACCTCGAGGTAGTGGGGGTTGTGCATGACCCCCAGCACGTTGCCGAAGGGGTCGACCACCGACGCCGTGGTGAACCCCTCCGCCCGCTCGGTGATCGGCTCGTACTCGTGGGCTCCCATCGCGAGCAGCCCGTCGACCGTGGCGGTGAGGTCGTCGACGTGCCAGAAGACCACCGCACCACCCGGGGGCTGCGTCGCGCCCGGCGGCGCGTACCGGCGGTCGATGAAGCCCAGCTCGTCGCCGTCGTCGCCGACCCGGAACTCGACGTAGGCCGGGGGCGCAGGTGGCTCGGGGAACGCGTAGTACGCCTCGGTGCCGAGCACCTCGGTGTACCAGTCGCGGGCCGCGGCCAGGTCGTCGGCGTAGAAGCTGACGGTGGCGAATCCTCTGAACACGCTGTGCTCCTCCGGGCTCGGTGGTGCCGGTCCGTGCTGGGAGCGTGGCTCGAGGACGTGGTCGGCTCCGCCCCACGGGTACCGCACCACTGTAGCCACGGGACGGTCCGCGACCAGGGCCTCCAGCAGTGAGGTGGGGGCCGGGCCCCGGTCACCTGCGGCGGGTCGCCGGACCGGTGGACCCGGGCGTCCGCCCGTTCCTCGCCGGAGGGCCCCACCCGACCCAGGCGATAGGGTCGCCGCGTGGTGGTGGAGGAGAGTCGACGGCCCCTGCGGCTGGTGGTCCTGGTCTCCGGCTCGGGCACCCTGCTGCAGTCGCTGCTGGACGCCGTCGCCGGAGGCCGGCTGGGCGCCCACGTGGTGGCGGTCGGCGCGGACCGTGACGGCGTCCTCGGTCTGCAGCGGGCCCGGTCCGCCGGGGTGCCGACCTTCGTCGTCCCGCTGGAGCGGGGGGCGGACCGGACGGCCTGGGACGCCCGGCTCACCGCCGAGACCGCCGCCCACGAGCCGGACCTGGTGGTCTGCGCCGGCTTCATGAAGCTGCTGGGCCCGGCGTTCCTGGAACGCTTCGGCGGCCGCACCATCAACTCCCACCCCGCTCTGCTGCCCAGCTTCCCCGGCATGCACGGACCGCGCGACGCCCTCGCCCACGGGGTGAAGGTCACCGGGGCCACCGTGTTCCTGGTGGACGCCGGCGTCGACACCGGCACGATCCTCGCCCAGCGGGCGGTGGACGTCCTCGACGAGGACACCGTGGAGACGCTGCACGAGCGGATCAAGGTGGTCGAGCGGGAGATCCTGGTCGAGACGGTGGCCGCCCTGGCCCCCGGCCCCGACGACGCCCCGGCCGGCACCGGCCGGGCGCACGAGTGAACGCCCGCCGCCTGCGGGCGCCCAGCGAGAGGGACGCGAGATGACCCA
The sequence above is a segment of the Auraticoccus monumenti genome. Coding sequences within it:
- a CDS encoding Rid family hydrolase codes for the protein MPQPQFLLTPGYGQRHRDLLHYSQAVRIGDRVETSGQGGWDDQTQLPERLEDEIVQAFDNVERTLATAGAGWPDVVSMTTYHLAEGEAIGDSHNRVLVEQLRARMGDRAPIWTQVGVTAFGLAGMRIEIAVTAYLGQES
- the sucC gene encoding ADP-forming succinate--CoA ligase subunit beta, with protein sequence MDLYEYQARDLFEAHGVPVLRGITVTTPEEAGAAAAELGTPVVVVKAQVKTGGRGKAGGVKVAKSPAEAAEKAEQILGLDIKGHVVQKVMVAEGADIAEEYYFSLLLDRANRTYLAMCSVEGGMDIEQLAVERPDALAKVSVDPVVGIDRAKADEIVAAAGFAEADRDQVAEVLITLGRVYVESDATLVEVNPLVKTADGTILALDGKVTLDENAEFRHPEHAELHDVAAADPLELKAKEKGLNYVKLDGSVGIIGNGAGLVMSTLDVVAYAGEEFPGAPKPANFLDIGGGASAEVMADGLEIILGDAQVKSVFVNVFGGITACDAVANGIVQAFEILKGHGAQVKPLVVRLDGNNAELGRQILTDADLPGLEQVDTMDGAARRAAELATS
- a CDS encoding cell division protein PerM, which translates into the protein MTRPRSSVRTRVPLSLSVTEAGTDRPVGDPDEDQVSMPWWVAATGGGVAACAVGWMVIAAVVVVGWLADMVGPMSLPLQVATQFWFSVHGGWAALGAGSWTVVPLGPTLLQVLVVSTVAGFAARQLPRGVPHRLPAALRLAGLLTVAYVLPLCAVTVLVGTPEQVARCLGGGTVLAGASALWGAVRGLRVPAPRRLPGWARRLPVAAASALGVMALVGTGALVAAVVLRADAVWAMTSTAAPEPAAAAVLVLAQLAYLPNLVLWAVSYVLGAGFTVGSGSLVSPMVTELGLLPGFPVLAALPAEGVGDWGRALWLLSGVLAGGVAAFVLMGRRPPVRADVSSLAGGLAGVAGGLLVTAVAATSRGSLGTGRLVDLGPRMPELAVMAITVMGLAGLVAGLVAWLVARVRGRRTPADDDRPHRRTTAGETESTVVLGRRH
- a CDS encoding cobalamin B12-binding domain-containing protein, whose protein sequence is MSNDVPAGPLDDDVEDTAASPVEPSSEVRRPPIRVVVAKPGLDGHDRGAKVVARALRDAGMEVVYTGLHQTPEQIVATALAEDADAIGLSVLSGAHMTVFPRVVELLRAEDATDIVVFGGGIIPEADRQPLAELGVAQIFTPGATMADIVAWVEANCRTRRSW
- a CDS encoding MarR family winged helix-turn-helix transcriptional regulator; protein product: MDDDQGPDAGGREPVRWLDAGEKEAWSGLASLMLLLPGRLEAPLRAASGMTLFEYLALSHVSEAPGRRLRMGELAFLANGSLSRLSNVVKRLEQRGWLERSPDPDDGRYTLAALTEAGYEAVVQAAPVHLRAVRLLVLDHLSVTEQRALARIAGKLRDSAWPT
- the purN gene encoding phosphoribosylglycinamide formyltransferase, whose protein sequence is MVVEESRRPLRLVVLVSGSGTLLQSLLDAVAGGRLGAHVVAVGADRDGVLGLQRARSAGVPTFVVPLERGADRTAWDARLTAETAAHEPDLVVCAGFMKLLGPAFLERFGGRTINSHPALLPSFPGMHGPRDALAHGVKVTGATVFLVDAGVDTGTILAQRAVDVLDEDTVETLHERIKVVEREILVETVAALAPGPDDAPAGTGRAHE
- the sucD gene encoding succinate--CoA ligase subunit alpha, giving the protein MAIFLNSDSRVIVQGMTGSEGMKHTQLMLKSGTTIVGGVNPKKAGQTVDFEGGVTIPVFGTVAEAVEQARANVSVIFVPARFTKAAAVEAIEAGIPLAVVITEGVPVKDTAEIWSLAKDSSTRVIGPNCPGLITPGTSNAGIIPASITNAGRIGLVSKSGTLTYQMMYELRDFGISTAVGIGGDPVIGTTHIDCLQAFQDDPDTDAIVMIGEIGGDAEERAAEYIKANVTKPVVGYVAGFTAPEGKTMGHAGAIVSGSAGTAAAKKEALEAAGVKVGKTPSETASLMRDIMASLSA
- a CDS encoding M23 family metallopeptidase, coding for MSARSFRRAKARRALADESPTPPAPSSSSGILTHGLAALAISVLGLGVAGSVSLTSAAQSNQVDARSSLTADSPDVTRAEPAPRAAGLSKANQTAAQASEREAASSDDASDDGGTLDSFSGRDNRESRNSVRVELDKAIAAKEVAERQSELLKVDDKVVTTSRKAIQDDRAEELESTTEAIEAEDERIKAEEKKAAEKKAAEEKKKAEEERRKAEQATGTLVSESPTEDTGTAETTSDEPDHEFDAAQLGAGGGTSPISGGSYSIAARWGAVGSWSRYHTGMDLSAPIGTPIRAAADGVVVGPASGAGWAGIHVVVKHADGSHTLYAHMASTAVSPGQQVKAGTLVGVVGMTGRTFGPHLHFEWYPAGAAPGDVYSSKDPYVWMLAQGVRL
- a CDS encoding VOC family protein is translated as MFRGFATVSFYADDLAAARDWYTEVLGTEAYYAFPEPPAPPAYVEFRVGDDGDELGFIDRRYAPPGATQPPGGAVVFWHVDDLTATVDGLLAMGAHEYEPITERAEGFTTASVVDPFGNVLGVMHNPHYLEVVAARTAR